One window from the genome of Streptococcus halotolerans encodes:
- the yidC gene encoding membrane protein insertase YidC — MKKSTKKLILSGMAASMLVFLSGCVRTVNGKPAGFIWDTIGKPMEKVIQYFANDLGLGFGLGIIAVTIIVRLLILPLGLYQSQKAAYQSEKMAFLKPYLGPIQERMKSATTQEEKLAAQADFMAAQRQYGVSMFGGIGCLPLLIQMPFFSALYFAARYTNGIQGSRFLWFSLDKPDLLLTAIIVALYFFQSWLSMATVPEEQRAQMKTAMYSMPLMMAFFGFSSPAGVTLYWFVGGFFAIAQQLITTYIIKPRLRKKVEEEFAKNPPKAFKSTTTSRKDVTPAAKPAQGAIQTKSKRNAGKQRNR, encoded by the coding sequence GTGAAAAAATCAACTAAAAAATTAATCCTCTCAGGAATGGCAGCATCGATGCTCGTCTTCCTATCTGGCTGTGTACGGACAGTTAATGGAAAACCAGCCGGTTTTATCTGGGATACCATTGGTAAACCCATGGAAAAAGTCATCCAATACTTTGCTAATGACTTAGGGCTTGGCTTTGGTCTTGGTATCATTGCTGTTACGATTATTGTTCGATTGTTAATTTTACCGCTCGGGCTATACCAATCGCAAAAAGCAGCTTATCAATCAGAAAAAATGGCCTTCTTAAAACCGTATCTTGGTCCTATTCAAGAACGGATGAAATCAGCCACAACACAGGAGGAAAAATTAGCGGCTCAAGCTGACTTTATGGCTGCTCAACGCCAATATGGTGTCAGCATGTTTGGTGGAATTGGATGTTTGCCACTGCTCATTCAAATGCCATTTTTCTCAGCCCTATACTTTGCCGCACGCTACACAAATGGTATCCAAGGCTCTCGCTTCCTATGGTTCTCTTTGGATAAACCTGACTTGCTGCTCACAGCTATCATCGTAGCACTCTATTTCTTCCAATCTTGGTTGTCCATGGCAACTGTTCCAGAAGAGCAACGAGCACAGATGAAGACAGCTATGTATTCAATGCCTCTTATGATGGCCTTCTTTGGTTTTTCATCACCAGCAGGGGTAACTCTATATTGGTTCGTTGGTGGTTTCTTCGCTATTGCTCAGCAATTGATCACCACTTATATCATCAAGCCTCGCTTGCGCAAAAAAGTAGAAGAAGAATTTGCCAAGAACCCTCCCAAAGCGTTTAAGTCAACTACGACAAGCCGTAAAGATGTTACACCAGCGGCTAAACCAGCACAAGGTGCTATCCAAACAAAATCAAAACGCAATGCTGGAAAACAGCGCAACCGTTAA
- a CDS encoding acylphosphatase has product MKKVRMIVSGRVQGVGFRYSTYALAKEIGGIRGRVWNNDDGTVEILAQSDDSTKIAKFIQEVRKGPSRMSRVTYVDVQMGQFQDYTDFRMAN; this is encoded by the coding sequence ATGAAAAAAGTACGAATGATTGTTTCTGGTCGTGTTCAAGGCGTTGGCTTTCGCTACTCAACTTACGCCTTAGCCAAAGAAATAGGAGGTATCAGAGGACGCGTTTGGAATAACGACGATGGAACCGTTGAAATTCTTGCACAATCCGATGATTCAACCAAGATAGCTAAATTCATCCAAGAAGTCCGCAAAGGGCCTTCTCGGATGAGTCGTGTCACCTATGTCGATGTACAGATGGGGCAATTCCAAGACTACACAGACTTCCGAATGGCTAATTAA
- a CDS encoding TrmH family RNA methyltransferase gives MTTIITSKSNNLIKKTKKLLQKKHRKDSYLIEGWHLFEEAQKMGVLFRHIFVVEDLADKVAPRSELVLVSSDVLKEISDAPAPQGIVAEVILDQVTLPDFKDGRYLVLEDVQDPGNLGTMVRTADAAGLDGVILSDKSADLYNPKTLRSMQGSHFHLPIFRLTLADVFNDMKAADLPILATTLSDKSVDYQTLKPFDKFALVMGNEGQGISPQTSLIADHLIHIDMPGQAESLNVAVAAGIVIFSLL, from the coding sequence ATGACTACTATTATAACCTCAAAATCCAATAATCTCATTAAAAAGACTAAAAAACTGTTACAGAAAAAACACCGTAAGGATTCTTATCTTATTGAGGGATGGCATCTCTTTGAAGAAGCTCAAAAAATGGGCGTTTTATTCCGACATATTTTTGTTGTGGAAGATTTGGCAGATAAGGTAGCTCCGCGTTCTGAATTGGTTTTGGTTTCAAGCGACGTTTTGAAGGAGATTTCTGATGCACCAGCGCCACAAGGGATTGTTGCAGAAGTCATTTTGGATCAAGTGACCTTGCCGGATTTCAAGGATGGGCGTTATCTTGTTTTAGAGGATGTCCAAGATCCTGGCAATTTAGGGACAATGGTTCGAACAGCAGATGCTGCTGGTTTGGATGGTGTGATTTTGTCAGATAAATCGGCTGATTTGTATAACCCTAAAACACTTCGTTCCATGCAGGGCAGTCATTTTCATTTACCGATCTTTCGCTTGACCTTGGCTGATGTTTTCAATGACATGAAGGCAGCTGATTTGCCCATTTTGGCGACAACTTTGTCGGATAAGTCGGTCGATTATCAGACTTTAAAGCCTTTCGATAAATTTGCCTTGGTGATGGGAAATGAGGGGCAAGGCATTAGCCCGCAGACCAGTCTTATCGCTGATCATTTGATTCACATTGATATGCCTGGTCAGGCGGAAAGTCTTAATGTGGCCGTAGCAGCTGGGATAGTGATTTTTAGCTTGCTTTAA